The Thermosynechococcus sp. genome has a segment encoding these proteins:
- a CDS encoding DUF561 domain-containing protein, which translates to MLHPRLAAAFEQRSALKIISGLNNFDRDRVRAVVTAADQGGATFVDMAADPELVRLAKELTTLPVCVSAVEPLQLLQAVAAGADLVEIGNYDSFYAQGRVFSAEEVLALTRQTRELLPQIMLSVTVPHTLPLDQQVALAEALVAAGADVIQTEGGTSSQPHHGGTLGLIEKAAPTLAAAYEISRAVSVPVLCASGLSTVTIPLAIAAGAAGVGVGSAVNQLNSEVAMVASVRALAEAVNAAIALHR; encoded by the coding sequence ATGCTGCATCCGCGTTTAGCTGCTGCCTTTGAGCAGCGTTCGGCTCTCAAGATCATCAGTGGCCTGAACAACTTTGATCGCGATCGCGTGCGGGCGGTCGTGACCGCCGCCGATCAGGGGGGCGCCACCTTTGTGGATATGGCTGCCGATCCTGAACTGGTGCGCCTTGCAAAGGAATTAACAACGCTGCCGGTCTGCGTGTCGGCGGTGGAGCCCTTGCAACTGCTGCAGGCGGTTGCTGCGGGTGCCGATTTGGTGGAAATTGGCAACTACGATAGTTTCTACGCCCAAGGGCGGGTGTTTAGTGCCGAGGAAGTCCTGGCCTTGACGCGCCAAACTCGTGAGCTGCTGCCCCAGATCATGCTGTCGGTGACGGTGCCCCATACGCTGCCTTTAGATCAACAGGTTGCCCTGGCTGAGGCCTTGGTGGCCGCTGGTGCCGATGTGATTCAAACGGAGGGGGGAACGAGTAGCCAGCCCCACCACGGTGGCACCTTGGGCCTGATTGAAAAAGCAGCACCCACATTGGCAGCCGCCTATGAAATTTCCCGTGCTGTTTCGGTGCCGGTGCTGTGTGCTTCGGGGCTTTCGACGGTGACGATTCCGCTGGCGATCGCCGCTGGGGCGGCGGGTGTCGGGGTTGGTTCTGCCGTCAACCAACTCAATAGTGAAGTGGCCATGGTGGCCAGTGTGCGCGCCCTTGCCGAAGCGGTCAACGCTGCCATTGCCCTCCACCGCTAA
- a CDS encoding iron uptake porin — translation MAKSLTAVIVGALGINVFLLNSGVFAQTLNPLRASASIGQVTSVSQLSDVRPTDWAYQALAALVEKYGCIAGYPDGTFRGNRALTRFEMAAALNACLDVISDRFASKEDLATVQRLSQEFTAELATLRGRVDQLEARTANLEAQQFSTTTKLSVDAVMAFQAGGNTGQVVDPVTGTVFAGGGYNPTVISRVELNLNTSFRGTDLLTTTLEVGNNGVDTFGQTGIGTNGLLAGGSVDYGGVGAAANLFRLFYTFKPTADLTIGIGPQFYPSDIVDTNSYANDSFTDFSSNFFINNPLIVPFAVNDPGGAGVSIEWNPGGGFFTLRSVYVAATANAPGGVATGGGLFGDPYQGTVELEFARAFGANEQNNFAVRLQYTNSSTLNISQNAGGVNAELSLGKFGLFGRYAYSDMKLYGDGATINGLGPFAVEPGALVIPAGGQVNTTAHTWMVGLAYRDLLTEGSLLAAAVGQPFINSLPSAPQVNDATQTNYELFFRYPLSDNILITPVFMAITNAHNRSDSSPLLQGLIRTTFSF, via the coding sequence TTGCTCAGACACTGAATCCACTGCGGGCAAGTGCCAGCATAGGACAGGTGACCTCTGTATCACAGCTTTCTGATGTACGTCCCACCGATTGGGCCTACCAAGCCCTTGCTGCTTTAGTGGAAAAATATGGTTGTATTGCCGGCTATCCCGATGGCACCTTTCGCGGCAACCGCGCCCTGACGCGGTTTGAAATGGCGGCGGCTTTAAATGCCTGCCTCGATGTAATTAGCGATCGCTTTGCCAGCAAAGAAGATCTCGCTACAGTGCAACGGCTCTCTCAGGAATTTACTGCCGAATTAGCCACGCTTCGCGGGCGGGTAGATCAGCTGGAAGCGCGTACTGCCAACCTAGAAGCTCAGCAATTCTCCACAACCACCAAGTTATCCGTGGATGCCGTGATGGCCTTTCAAGCCGGTGGCAATACAGGCCAAGTAGTTGATCCCGTCACGGGGACTGTGTTTGCCGGGGGGGGCTATAACCCCACAGTGATCAGCCGTGTAGAACTGAACCTGAATACCAGTTTCCGCGGTACCGACTTGCTGACCACAACGCTGGAGGTGGGTAACAATGGCGTAGATACCTTTGGGCAAACGGGGATTGGTACCAACGGCCTCCTTGCCGGTGGTTCTGTGGATTATGGCGGTGTTGGAGCAGCTGCGAATCTATTTCGCCTTTTTTATACCTTCAAGCCCACGGCCGACTTGACAATCGGCATAGGCCCGCAGTTTTACCCCAGTGATATTGTGGATACCAACAGCTACGCTAACGATTCATTCACGGATTTTAGTTCCAACTTTTTTATCAACAATCCCCTGATTGTCCCCTTTGCCGTGAATGATCCCGGCGGCGCAGGGGTGAGTATTGAATGGAACCCAGGAGGAGGGTTCTTTACCCTGCGCAGTGTCTATGTTGCCGCCACTGCCAACGCCCCCGGCGGTGTAGCCACAGGGGGGGGCCTGTTTGGCGATCCCTATCAGGGAACTGTGGAATTGGAGTTTGCGCGCGCCTTTGGGGCCAATGAACAAAACAATTTTGCTGTTCGCCTGCAATACACCAACTCCTCGACCTTGAACATCTCCCAAAATGCAGGTGGGGTCAATGCGGAACTGTCCCTGGGCAAGTTTGGCCTCTTTGGGCGCTATGCCTACTCCGATATGAAGCTCTATGGGGATGGAGCCACCATTAATGGCCTAGGGCCCTTTGCCGTCGAGCCGGGTGCCCTTGTCATTCCTGCCGGTGGGCAAGTGAATACTACGGCGCACACATGGATGGTCGGCCTTGCCTACCGGGATTTGCTCACCGAGGGGTCGCTATTGGCGGCGGCCGTGGGCCAGCCCTTTATTAATTCGTTGCCCTCAGCCCCGCAAGTTAATGATGCCACCCAAACGAACTATGAACTCTTTTTCCGCTATCCCCTGAGCGACAATATTTTAATTACACCGGTGTTTATGGCGATAACCAATGCCCACAATCGCTCTGACAGCAGTCCCCTTTTGCAGGGGCTGATCCGCACCACATTTAGCTTCTAG